Proteins encoded by one window of Dreissena polymorpha isolate Duluth1 chromosome 11, UMN_Dpol_1.0, whole genome shotgun sequence:
- the LOC127849782 gene encoding chorion peroxidase-like has translation MEAALNNSVTDAVSEMDAALALDKSAFDDGIDRVVPADTDLVGPHLLTTSAALEIEKPGQAFLQVAKSAISRLKIKDPSAFFGERIPFSDIDTHNVSLGSFWCPYSPPTCPSGVNYRTADGSCNNLLNPLWGRSQTPFERHLIPAYDDGISDPRTLSVLGGNLPNVRNISRDFHTNLVIFQPKMTHMTMQYGQFLSHDIQFNALSQGYAGSNIDCCGSPDRHTCFPIEIPPGDPYFPPNRTCMNLVRSLPTPNLACTVAFREQLNQNTHFIDGSLIYGSDNTTADSLRTFVGGKLKTNNDLLPSDPSGASCTVSVPSRPCFLAGDSRVNSQPALAALQTVFVREHNRLATALAALQPAWNDETLYQEARKIVIAIIQHVTFNEYLPEILGASPMNQYGLKPQASGYFGGYSASEMPMIRNGFMAAAFRFGHSMIFQRVQAHNGASVTSDKLLKDEFLRPDLVYSHGVGQICRGLTIAPSEKVDKELTEQVTRHLFEQAPGFGGDLAAINIQRARDHGIPGYQAWRRFCGLSGNFSHEASVQAQLLLIYSDPEDIDLFTGGVSERPVAGGMLGPTFACIIGQQFRSLKKGDRFYYENSGVVGFTVQQLNQIRTQTLAKVICRNTDIGMIQSKALRNAAPSNKLVNCTDIQNFDLSGW, from the exons ATGGAGGCGGCTTTGAACAACAGTGTAACGGATGCAGTCTCAGAAATGGACGCCGCTCTTGCGCTTGATAAAAGCGCGTTTGATGATG GTATTGACCGGGTGGTTCCTGCAGACACTGACCTTGTGGGTCCCCACTTGCTGACCACTTCCGCCGCGCTGGAGATAGAAAAGCCCGGACAGGCGTTTCTCCAGGTGGCCAAGTCCGCCATTTCACG TCTCAAAATCAAGGACCCATCTGCGTTCTTTGGAGAAAGAATTCCATTTTCTGATATCGACACACACAATGTATCTCTGGGTTCCTTTTGGTGCCCGTACAGCCCGCCCACGTGCCCATCCGGGGTTAACTATAGAACAGCAGACGGCTCCTGTAACAACTTGCTCAACCCTTTATGGGGTCGTTCGCAGACGCCCTTCGAGCGACATTTGATTCCGGCATATGACGACG GTATCTCGGATCCTAGGACTCTAAGCGTGTTGGGGGGAAATTTGCCAAACGTTCGCAACATCAGCCGCGACTTCCACACGAACCTGGTGATCTTCCAGCCGAAGATGACCCACATGACCATGCAGTACGGGCAGTTCCTCAGCCATGATATACAGTTCAACGCACTGTCTCAAG GCTATGCTGGTTCCAATATAGATTGCTGTGGAAGCCCTGATAG acaCACGTGTTTCCCCATAGAGATTCCGCCCGGTGACCCGTATTTTCCACCAAATCGTACGTGCATGAACCTCGTGCGTTCTCTTCCGACCCCGAACCTGGCGTGCACTGTTG CTTTCCGCGAACAGTTGAACCAGAACACACACTTTATTGACGGGTCTCTTATCTACGGGTCCGACAATACCACCGCAGACTCACTGCGAACTTTTGTTGGAG GAAAACTGAAGACCAATAACGATTTGCTACCAAGTGACCCCTCCGGTGCCAGTTGCACCGTCAGCGTTCCCAGCAGACCCTGCTTCCTGGCAG GTGACTCGCGTGTAAACTCGCAGCCGGCCCTTGCCGCCTTGCAAACAGTATTTGTCCGGGAGCACAACCGTCTCGCCACAGCACTCGCGGCGCTGCAACCGGCCTGGAATGACGAGACGCTGTACCAGGAGGCCCGGAAGATCGTCATCGCCATCATTCAGCACGTGACTTTCAATGAGTACCTTCCAGAGATCCTCGGGGCGTCCCCCATGAACCAGTATGGACTGAAGCCTCAGGCATCTGGGTATTTCGGCG GTTACAGCGCTAGTGAGATGCCCATGATACGCAACGGATTCATGGCCGCCGCCTTCCGGTTCGGACACAGCATGATCTTCCAGCGCGTGCAGGCGCACAACGGCGCTAGCGTCACGTCTGACAAGCTTCTCAAGGACGAGTTTCTGAGACCGGATCTCGTGTATTCTCACGGCGTTGGTCAGATCTGCCGAGGCTTGACGATAGCCCCTTCCGAAAAGGTGGACAAGGAGCTGACAGAGCAAGTGACAAG GCACCTGTTCGAGCAAGCGCCGGGGTTCGGCGGCGACCTGGCGGCCATTAACATCCAGCGTGCCCGTGACCACGGAATCCCCGGTTACCAGGCGTGGCGCCGGTTCTGTGGACTGAGCGGTAATTTCTCGCACGAGGCCAGCGTCCAAGCGCAACTTCTGCTAATATACAG CGACCCCGAGGACATCGATCTGTTTACCGGCGGCGTGTCGGAGAGGCCCGTAGCCGGCGGGATGTTGGGGCCCACGTTCGCCTGCATCATCGGTCAGCAGTTCCGGTCACTGAAGAAGGGCGACCGCTTCTACTACGAGAACAGTGGCGTCGTCGGCTTTACCGTTC AGCAACTAAATCAGATACGAACTCAGACACTGGCCAAGGTCATCTGTAGGAACACTGACATCGGGATGATACAGTCTAAAGCATTACGGAACGCTGCTCCTAG TAACAAACTGGTAAACTGCACGGATATTCAAAACTTCGACCTGAGCGGGTGGTGA
- the LOC127849783 gene encoding uncharacterized protein LOC127849783, producing MAMAIISSDYSVSSDYSVSSEYSVSSDYSVSSDYLVSSDYSVPIDYSVSSDYSVSISSDYSVSSAYSVSSDYSVSSDYSVSSDYSVSSDYSVSSDYSVSSDYSVSSDYSVSSDYSVSSDYSVSSDYSVSSDYSVSSDFSVSIDYSVSSDYSVSISSDYTVFSYYSVSSDYSVSSDYSVSSDYSVSSDYSVSSDYSVSSDYSVSSDYSVSSD from the exons ATGGCCATGGCGATAA tatccagtgactactcagtatccagtgactactcagtatctaGTGAATATTCAGTATCCAGTGACTATtcagtatccagtgactactTAGTATCCAGTGACTATTCAGTACCCATTGACtactcagtatccagtgactactcagtatcca tatccagtgactactcagtGTCCAGTGCCTATtcagtatccagtgactactcagtatccagtgactactcagtGTCCAGTGACTACTCAGTGTCCAGTGACTACTCAGTGTCCAGTGACTACTCAGTGTCCAGTGACTACTCAGTGTCCAGTGACTACTCAGTGTCCAGTGACTACTCAGTGTCCAGTGACTACTCAGTGTCCAGTGACTACTCAGTGTCCAGTGACTACTCAGTGTCCAGTGACTTCTCAGTGTCCATTGACTACTCAGTgtccagtgactactcagtatcca TATCCAGTGACTACACAGTATTCAGTTACTACTCAGTATCTAGTGACTACTCAGTGTCCAGTGACTATtcagtatccagtgactactcagtatccagtgactactcagtatctaGTGACTATTCAGTGTCCAGTGACTATtcagtatccagtgactactcagtatccagtgactaA